CAGCAAGATTTAACCAAACGTTTGATTAAGAGTCTGAAATGCCTGATAAAACGATAAATGCATTCCCATAGTATTATCAAAAGGGATTTATAAAAAAAAAGCAACCATTAAAACGTTGCTTTTTCCAATTTAGCTTATTCGGAATTTTGTAAGTAAAGAGGGAGGGAGAACCTCAACCTTAAAAAGGCCGAATTCTTTACTATTCCAAGATTGTTTTTTGAATATATGTAAGTCCTGCTTATTAGGTTTCTTCATCACTTCGGTATTCTAAAATATCTCCGGGTTGACATTCTAAAGCCTTGCAAATCGCCTCTAAAGTTGAAAATCGAATCGCTTTTGCCTTTCCATTTTTTAATATAGAAATGTTAGCCATTGTGATTCCAACCCTCTCCGAAAGTTCTGTCACGCTCATTTTCCTTTTCGCCAGCATCACATCAATATTGATTATAATCGCCATTATTTTCACCTCAGACCGTTAAATCATTTTCAGATTTTATATTGATCGCCTCTTGTAAAAGTCTTTGGAGAACAGCAGCAAAGACCGCAATCACCATTGAAGCACCAATAATGACCATTCCGATTACGATGAGACCCGGTGCATCATCCCACTCCGCTATGATATAAACCAATGGCAAAGCTAACACATACAAGCCACTGATTGTGATGGCACAGTTTCTTATTTTCTTTAGAGCTCTTACAGAAATTTGAGAGAAAGCTTCGTTCTTGTCTATATAACCTAAAAGCCTTAATGCTTGATACAATGCGAAGTAAAACGGTATTGCTGAACCATACATAATAATTAAAATGCCAAATACCACATAAGCCAGCATTGCCCCCCTTTTTGCTTCTTCAATTGCTACATTCGCTATCTGGGGCAACAAAAATATACACAAAGCAAGAACCGGAATACCAATAATGATAACAGCTGCTCTTAAAAAAAGTGTAGAACTTCGTTTCATAAAAAAGCACCTCACCTGTTTATTCTCGAATTGATTCTAGCACGTATTTTATCGTTTTACAATAATTTTTTACTATTTTTAGTTATATTTTTATTGTTATTCATTTTAATTTTAGACAAAATAAAAAGCATTCCTCATTACAAAGAAATGCTTTAACCTAAAATATGCGATTTATCAATCGTTCAACAATCTGGCTTAAAACTAAACATTGAGCGCATATCTTCGCTCCATAATAATGTCCAATCGATACCTATCCGAGTTTCGGTGGGATCACGGACCTGTCCTATGTGTAAAATTTTACTCGGGGGTACCTGAGGCATATTTCTAGTCAAAAAAAGAGAAAGCACTCTATCATAAATGTATGCTAGACGGCAAATA
Above is a window of Oikeobacillus pervagus DNA encoding:
- a CDS encoding helix-turn-helix domain-containing protein; protein product: MAIIINIDVMLAKRKMSVTELSERVGITMANISILKNGKAKAIRFSTLEAICKALECQPGDILEYRSDEET
- a CDS encoding DUF2975 domain-containing protein, coding for MKRSSTLFLRAAVIIIGIPVLALCIFLLPQIANVAIEEAKRGAMLAYVVFGILIIMYGSAIPFYFALYQALRLLGYIDKNEAFSQISVRALKKIRNCAITISGLYVLALPLVYIIAEWDDAPGLIVIGMVIIGASMVIAVFAAVLQRLLQEAINIKSENDLTV